One stretch of Amycolatopsis sp. NBC_00345 DNA includes these proteins:
- a CDS encoding DUF4287 domain-containing protein, producing MGGTKLTSGEAVRKATGLSWDEWGEVLDAWGARERSHGEIVKWLMTERGLGSWWAQTVTVEYERARGLRTPGSGRDGLYTVSASKTVGASVEELFRAVTDPGLREGWLPDGLLTERTTQPHRSARFDWGDGTTRVNIGFVDKGTRAQIALAHERLPDQETADQTKQYWRDRLTRLKQLLEG from the coding sequence ATGGGCGGGACGAAGCTGACCTCGGGCGAGGCCGTGCGGAAGGCGACCGGGCTGAGCTGGGACGAGTGGGGCGAGGTGCTCGACGCCTGGGGCGCGCGAGAGCGAAGCCACGGCGAGATCGTGAAATGGCTCATGACCGAGCGTGGTCTCGGCAGCTGGTGGGCGCAGACAGTGACCGTCGAGTACGAGCGGGCGCGGGGATTGCGGACGCCCGGCAGTGGGCGCGACGGCCTCTACACCGTGAGCGCGAGCAAGACGGTCGGCGCGTCCGTCGAGGAGCTGTTCCGGGCCGTCACCGACCCCGGGCTGCGCGAGGGCTGGCTGCCGGACGGTCTGCTCACCGAGCGGACCACACAACCGCACCGCTCAGCCCGGTTCGACTGGGGTGACGGCACCACCAGAGTCAACATCGGATTTGTCGACAAAGGGACACGGGCGCAGATCGCCCTCGCCCACGAGCGCCTCCCTGACCAGGAGACGGCCGACCAGACCAAGCAGTACTGGCGGGACCGCCTCACCCGGCTCAAGCAGCTGCTCGAAGGCTGA
- a CDS encoding aminotransferase-like domain-containing protein, with the protein MTENRPAKPQAGRHNLDPHLDRYAARTAGMTASEIRALFAVASRPEVVSLAGGMPNLAALPLDTLSTQVGEIIAEEGLVALQYGSAHGVPALRDQICEVMAIEGIKAHPDDVVVTVGSQMGLDMVTRLFCDPGDVVIAEGPSYVGALGSFSAYQAKVVHVAMDDQGLVPEGLREALQHAEKVGQRVKFLYTIPNFHNPAGVTLALERRAEIVEICREHGVLIVEDNPYGLLGFDGQTYPALRSIDPDNVVYLGSFSKTFASGLRVGWVLAPHAVREKLVLAAESATLCPPTFNQMIVSRYLATHDWKGQVKKFRENYRERRDAMLSALHQYLPPGCSWTNPDGGFYVWVTVPEGVDTKAMLPRAVTARVAYASGTGFYADGFGSRQMRLSYCYPTPERIREGVRRLAAVLESEMDLGRTFGSVKARTIPGSETPSPDTV; encoded by the coding sequence ATGACCGAGAATCGCCCCGCCAAGCCGCAAGCCGGCCGCCACAACCTCGACCCGCACCTCGACCGGTACGCCGCGCGCACCGCGGGGATGACCGCTTCGGAGATCCGAGCGCTCTTCGCGGTGGCCAGCCGGCCCGAGGTGGTCTCCCTGGCCGGCGGGATGCCGAACCTCGCGGCGCTTCCGCTGGACACGCTGTCGACGCAGGTCGGCGAGATCATCGCCGAAGAGGGGCTCGTCGCGCTCCAGTACGGCTCCGCGCACGGCGTGCCGGCGTTGCGGGACCAGATCTGCGAAGTGATGGCGATCGAGGGCATCAAGGCGCACCCGGACGACGTCGTCGTTACCGTCGGCTCCCAGATGGGCCTGGACATGGTGACGCGGCTGTTCTGCGACCCGGGCGACGTCGTGATCGCGGAAGGCCCGTCGTACGTCGGCGCGCTCGGCTCGTTCTCCGCGTACCAGGCGAAGGTCGTGCACGTCGCGATGGACGACCAAGGGCTCGTGCCCGAGGGGCTGCGCGAGGCTCTGCAGCACGCCGAGAAGGTCGGCCAGCGCGTCAAGTTCCTTTACACCATCCCGAATTTCCACAATCCCGCCGGCGTCACGCTCGCGCTGGAGCGGCGCGCGGAGATCGTGGAGATCTGCCGCGAGCACGGCGTGCTGATCGTCGAGGACAACCCGTACGGCCTGCTCGGCTTCGACGGCCAGACCTACCCGGCGCTGCGCTCGATCGACCCCGACAACGTCGTGTACCTCGGTTCGTTCTCGAAGACGTTCGCCTCCGGCCTGCGCGTCGGCTGGGTCCTCGCGCCGCACGCGGTGCGCGAAAAGCTCGTGCTGGCAGCGGAATCCGCGACACTGTGCCCGCCGACGTTCAACCAGATGATCGTCTCGCGCTACCTCGCGACGCACGACTGGAAGGGCCAGGTCAAGAAGTTCCGGGAGAACTACCGCGAGCGGCGCGACGCGATGCTGTCCGCGCTGCACCAGTACCTGCCCCCCGGCTGCTCCTGGACGAACCCCGACGGCGGCTTCTACGTGTGGGTCACCGTGCCTGAAGGTGTTGACACCAAAGCAATGTTGCCCCGCGCTGTCACCGCGCGCGTGGCGTACGCGTCGGGCACCGGCTTCTACGCGGACGGCTTCGGCTCGCGCCAGATGCGGCTGTCGTACTGCTACCCGACGCCGGAGCGCATCCGCGAGGGCGTGCGGCGGCTCGCCGCGGTGCTGGAGTCCGAAATGGACCTCGGCCGCACTTTCGGTAGCGTGAAGGCGCGCACCATCCCGGGGTCAGAAACCCCGTCTCCGGACACGGTCTGA
- the trxB gene encoding thioredoxin-disulfide reductase: MVAEEIRNLIVVGSGPAGYTAAVYAARAQLEPLVFEGTQFGGALMTTTEVENFPGFREGIQGPDLMEEMRKQAERFGAELRAEDVESLELTGDVKYVVANGKRYAARAVVLAMGAAARYLNVPGEQDLLGRGVSACATCDGFFFRDHDIVVAGGGDSAMEEATFLTKFAKSVTIVHRRDEFRASKIMLERARANEKIKWQLNSQVTGVEGDGKVQGVTVKDTRTGDERTLDVTGFFVAIGHDPRSALVQGQVDVDEDGYVVTQGRTSYTNVPGVFAAGDLVDRTYRQAITAAGSGCSAAIDAERWLAEHGDADAHEAPELVGGGYGPGAH, from the coding sequence GTGGTTGCCGAGGAAATCAGGAACCTGATCGTCGTCGGGTCTGGTCCTGCCGGTTACACCGCCGCGGTCTACGCGGCACGCGCACAGCTCGAACCGCTGGTCTTCGAGGGCACGCAGTTCGGCGGCGCGCTGATGACCACCACGGAGGTCGAGAACTTCCCCGGCTTCCGCGAAGGCATCCAGGGGCCGGACCTGATGGAGGAAATGCGCAAGCAGGCCGAGCGCTTCGGCGCCGAGCTGCGCGCGGAGGACGTCGAGTCGCTGGAGCTGACGGGTGACGTCAAGTACGTCGTCGCGAACGGCAAGCGCTACGCGGCCCGCGCGGTGGTCCTCGCCATGGGTGCGGCCGCGCGCTACCTCAACGTGCCGGGTGAGCAGGACCTGCTCGGCCGCGGTGTGTCGGCCTGTGCGACGTGCGACGGCTTCTTCTTCCGTGACCACGACATCGTGGTGGCCGGCGGCGGCGACTCCGCGATGGAGGAGGCGACCTTCCTGACGAAGTTCGCCAAGTCCGTCACCATCGTGCACCGCCGCGACGAGTTCCGGGCGTCGAAGATCATGCTCGAGCGCGCCCGCGCGAACGAGAAGATCAAGTGGCAGCTGAACTCCCAGGTCACCGGCGTCGAGGGTGACGGCAAGGTCCAGGGCGTCACGGTCAAGGACACCAGGACCGGCGACGAGCGGACGCTGGACGTCACCGGCTTCTTCGTCGCGATCGGCCACGATCCGCGCAGCGCGCTGGTGCAGGGCCAGGTCGACGTCGACGAGGACGGCTACGTCGTCACGCAGGGGCGTACTTCTTACACGAACGTGCCCGGCGTGTTCGCGGCCGGCGACCTGGTGGACCGCACCTACCGGCAGGCCATCACAGCGGCCGGCTCCGGCTGCAGCGCCGCCATCGACGCGGAACGATGGCTGGCGGAGCACGGTGACGCCGACGCCCACGAGGCCCCTGAACTGGTCGGCGGCGGCTACGGCCCCGGCGCCCACTGA
- the trxA gene encoding thioredoxin → MTNTVKVTDKSFVDDVLTSDKPVLVDFWATWCGPCKMVAPVLEEIAAENGEKITVAKLDIDENPNTARDYQVMSIPTLILFQGGKPVKQIVGAKPKAALLSDLSDVL, encoded by the coding sequence ATGACCAACACGGTGAAGGTGACGGACAAGTCGTTCGTCGACGACGTCCTGACCAGCGACAAGCCGGTCCTGGTGGACTTCTGGGCCACCTGGTGCGGCCCGTGCAAGATGGTCGCCCCGGTGCTCGAGGAGATCGCGGCCGAGAACGGCGAGAAGATCACCGTCGCCAAGCTCGACATCGACGAGAACCCGAACACGGCGCGTGACTACCAGGTGATGTCGATCCCGACGCTGATCCTGTTCCAGGGCGGCAAGCCGGTGAAGCAGATCGTCGGCGCCAAGCCGAAGGCCGCGCTGCTGTCGGACCTGTCGGACGTGCTCTGA
- the sigM gene encoding RNA polymerase sigma factor SigM: protein MTAAAPTDADLIAAHAAGDPHAFSELVRRHRDRLWAVALRTLRDPEEASDALQEAFISAFRAAGNFRAESQVTTWLHRIVVNACLDRIRRRQARPTVPLPETGFNEPASPRDSMAEKETSLLVRAALEQLPEDQRAPILLVDVEGYSVAETAKMLGIAEGTVKSRCARGRGKLAKVLGHLRNPDAHEGVPTNESKRKRATSEGSRSAGRANGSPGNGEGR from the coding sequence GTGACGGCTGCAGCTCCCACGGATGCTGATCTCATAGCGGCGCACGCCGCCGGGGATCCGCATGCGTTCAGTGAACTGGTCCGGCGACATCGGGACCGCCTCTGGGCGGTCGCGCTGCGGACGCTGCGGGATCCGGAAGAGGCCTCGGACGCGCTGCAGGAGGCGTTCATCTCGGCCTTCCGCGCGGCGGGCAACTTCCGCGCCGAGTCCCAGGTGACCACCTGGCTGCACCGGATCGTCGTCAACGCCTGCCTCGACCGCATCCGGCGACGGCAGGCCCGGCCCACCGTCCCGCTGCCCGAAACCGGCTTCAACGAGCCGGCGTCACCGCGCGACTCGATGGCGGAGAAGGAGACGAGCCTGCTCGTCCGCGCCGCGCTGGAGCAACTGCCCGAGGACCAGCGCGCACCGATCCTGCTCGTCGACGTCGAGGGTTATTCGGTGGCCGAGACGGCGAAGATGCTCGGCATCGCCGAGGGCACCGTGAAGAGCCGATGTGCCAGGGGGCGCGGGAAACTCGCGAAGGTTCTCGGGCATCTGCGGAACCCCGATGCGCACGAAGGCGTCCCAACTAACGAAAGCAAACGCAAGCGCGCCACTTCGGAGGGGTCCCGGAGTGCCGGGCGGGCCAACGGCTCGCCGGGGAACGGGGAGGGACGATGA
- a CDS encoding protein kinase family protein, with protein MDTRRSEQAGEASRSGIRAQGGSLAPGRVVGDGRYRLLAQFGVDERAAAHLWRARDGQLKRDVALTLLVGDPADPEAARLARRTLERAAHASKFGHGGVARVLDVLSLGSGVTSSEGLLGVVVAEWTKGSDLVDLVAQRPVAPAAAARMVQALAEAVEHAHQNGLVLGLDHPQRLRLTPNGALKLAFPGPLPEATLRDDVKALGAVLYLLLTGRWALPGGPPAIPAAPLTPQGLVVPPRTLVPAVPPELSSLAVRTIEDGGNGGIRTSSAILRVLGQVADEEERTQLIKAVGDGDEAPADGTLWTTKKPVKDVARRRKLAFGVTVLVVATVVILAWGGLMLINLFQGDSKATGPTINVAAPPTSQSAAPPANSGAPPSSPAQPKIGDPVTPKSATVYNPEGSGDNPGRAKNTIDGDPGTTWRTDQYQQQLPVLKPGVGIVVSFDDAVNLAQVKITADSPGTKVEIRSADSKNPKLEDTKVVGSGDLNGTDTTITLQQPTQGQYFVVWITQLGDDSDGGFISQIGDLSFLPAG; from the coding sequence GTGGACACGAGACGGAGCGAACAGGCAGGGGAGGCCAGCCGGTCGGGCATACGTGCCCAGGGCGGCTCGCTGGCCCCGGGCCGGGTCGTCGGCGACGGCCGGTACCGCCTGCTCGCGCAGTTCGGGGTGGACGAACGAGCCGCCGCGCACCTGTGGCGGGCACGCGATGGACAGCTGAAACGAGACGTCGCGCTGACCTTGCTGGTCGGCGACCCGGCGGACCCGGAGGCCGCGAGGCTGGCCCGGCGGACGCTGGAGCGCGCGGCGCACGCGTCGAAGTTCGGCCACGGCGGGGTCGCCAGGGTCCTCGACGTGCTGAGCCTCGGCAGCGGGGTCACCTCGAGCGAAGGGCTGCTCGGCGTCGTCGTGGCGGAGTGGACCAAGGGCAGTGACCTGGTCGACCTCGTCGCGCAGCGGCCGGTGGCGCCCGCCGCGGCCGCGCGGATGGTGCAGGCGCTCGCCGAAGCGGTGGAGCACGCGCACCAGAACGGCCTGGTCCTCGGCCTCGACCACCCCCAGCGCCTGCGGCTCACGCCGAACGGCGCGTTGAAGCTCGCGTTCCCCGGCCCGCTGCCGGAGGCGACGCTGCGCGACGACGTCAAGGCGCTCGGCGCGGTCCTTTACCTGCTGCTCACCGGCCGTTGGGCATTGCCGGGCGGGCCGCCCGCGATCCCCGCGGCGCCGCTGACCCCGCAGGGCCTGGTCGTGCCGCCGCGCACGCTGGTGCCCGCGGTGCCGCCGGAGCTGTCCTCGCTGGCCGTCCGCACGATCGAGGACGGTGGCAACGGCGGCATCCGGACCAGCTCGGCGATCCTGCGCGTACTCGGTCAGGTCGCCGACGAGGAGGAGCGCACCCAGCTGATCAAGGCGGTCGGTGACGGCGACGAAGCGCCGGCCGACGGCACGCTCTGGACCACGAAGAAGCCGGTGAAGGACGTCGCACGGCGGCGGAAGCTGGCGTTCGGCGTCACCGTGCTGGTGGTCGCCACCGTGGTGATCCTGGCCTGGGGCGGGCTGATGCTGATCAACCTGTTCCAGGGCGACTCGAAGGCCACCGGCCCGACGATCAACGTGGCGGCGCCGCCGACCAGCCAGAGCGCCGCGCCACCGGCGAACTCGGGCGCCCCGCCGTCCTCGCCGGCCCAGCCGAAGATCGGCGACCCGGTCACCCCGAAGTCGGCCACCGTCTACAACCCCGAAGGCTCGGGCGACAACCCCGGGCGGGCGAAGAACACCATCGACGGCGATCCCGGCACGACCTGGCGCACGGACCAGTACCAGCAGCAGCTGCCGGTGCTGAAGCCCGGCGTCGGCATCGTGGTCTCGTTCGACGACGCGGTGAACCTGGCGCAGGTGAAGATCACCGCCGACAGCCCGGGCACGAAGGTCGAGATCCGGTCCGCGGACAGCAAGAACCCGAAGCTCGAGGACACCAAGGTGGTCGGCTCCGGCGATCTGAACGGGACCGACACCACCATCACGCTCCAGCAGCCGACGCAGGGCCAGTACTTCGTCGTCTGGATCACCCAGCTGGGTGACGACAGCGACGGCGGCTTCATCAGCCAGATCGGGGACCTGAGCTTCCTGCCTGCGGGGTGA
- the murJ gene encoding murein biosynthesis integral membrane protein MurJ: MPPTHRGRGPRPGTPIRPWQEEALRDPEATRFIPRTAGVPMAASRWPTADPDVLRPYDALATQVMPRIKDAPLVRPSGPATTGEQPVAPAKAPSLAKASGRMAIASLISRITGFLWKLLLVAAIGAGISNDSFNVANTMPNIIFELLMGGVLASVVVPLLVRSQDDEDGGEAYTQRLLTVAVSLLLIGTVVAVIAAPAFTSLYVDSSGKASPQLTTAFAYLLLPEIFFYGVFALLSAVLNAKQIFGPTAWAPVVNNMVVIFTILVVWIMPGQIDEAHPSITDPKVLTLGLGVTAGIVAQAFMLIPPLLRSGFRPRWRWGIDRRMKEFGGLALWIVGYVAVSQVGYTITTRVLTRGTPGGVTAYSNAWLLFQLPYGVIGVSLLTAIMPRMSRAAADGDTKKLIGDLSYASRISTVMLVPISAVMTIVGSSIGVALFTFGKGSLESAERLGEALAISAFALLPYALVMLQMRVFYAMKDARTPTLIMIVMTLVKVPLLYLCPVVLSPDNIVLGVMMVNALTFVVGAVLGQVWLWVTLGNLRSKRVIGVILFTVVASVLGVAAAWLVGQIVPDSMGVTLHAWIKLLLQGIVGIGVSFGVLMALKVEELVPASSRITRLIKRG, translated from the coding sequence ATGCCGCCGACGCACCGCGGCCGCGGCCCGCGCCCGGGCACGCCGATCCGGCCGTGGCAGGAAGAGGCCCTTCGCGACCCGGAGGCGACGCGGTTCATCCCGCGCACCGCCGGCGTCCCGATGGCCGCCTCGCGCTGGCCGACCGCCGACCCGGACGTGTTGCGCCCGTACGACGCGCTGGCCACGCAGGTCATGCCGCGGATCAAGGACGCGCCGCTGGTGCGTCCGTCCGGGCCCGCGACGACCGGCGAACAGCCGGTCGCCCCGGCGAAGGCGCCGTCACTCGCGAAGGCGAGTGGGCGGATGGCGATCGCCTCGCTGATCAGCCGCATCACCGGCTTCCTGTGGAAGCTGCTGCTGGTGGCGGCGATCGGCGCCGGCATCTCGAACGACTCGTTCAACGTCGCGAACACGATGCCGAACATCATCTTCGAGCTGCTCATGGGCGGTGTGCTCGCCAGCGTGGTGGTGCCGCTGCTGGTGCGCTCGCAGGACGACGAAGACGGCGGTGAGGCCTACACCCAGCGGCTGCTCACGGTCGCGGTCTCGCTGCTGCTGATCGGCACGGTGGTCGCGGTGATCGCCGCGCCGGCGTTCACCTCGCTGTACGTCGACTCCTCCGGCAAGGCCAGCCCGCAGCTGACCACGGCGTTCGCCTACCTGCTGCTGCCCGAGATCTTCTTCTACGGGGTGTTCGCGCTGCTGTCGGCGGTGCTGAACGCGAAGCAGATCTTCGGCCCCACGGCGTGGGCGCCGGTGGTCAACAACATGGTGGTCATCTTCACGATCCTGGTCGTGTGGATCATGCCGGGGCAGATCGACGAGGCACACCCGTCGATCACCGACCCGAAGGTGCTCACGCTGGGCCTCGGCGTGACCGCGGGCATCGTGGCGCAGGCGTTCATGCTGATCCCGCCGCTGCTGCGGTCCGGCTTCCGGCCGAGGTGGCGCTGGGGTATCGACCGGCGGATGAAGGAGTTCGGCGGGCTGGCGCTGTGGATCGTCGGCTACGTCGCGGTGAGCCAGGTCGGCTACACCATCACCACCCGGGTCCTGACCAGGGGCACGCCCGGCGGTGTCACCGCGTACAGCAACGCGTGGCTGCTGTTCCAGCTGCCCTACGGCGTCATCGGCGTCTCGCTGCTCACGGCGATCATGCCGCGGATGAGCCGCGCGGCCGCCGACGGCGACACCAAGAAGCTGATCGGCGACCTGTCCTACGCGTCGCGGATCTCCACGGTGATGCTCGTGCCGATCTCGGCGGTGATGACCATCGTCGGCTCGTCGATCGGCGTGGCGCTGTTCACCTTCGGCAAGGGCTCGCTGGAGAGCGCGGAGCGGCTCGGCGAGGCGCTGGCCATCTCGGCGTTCGCGCTGCTGCCGTACGCGCTGGTGATGCTGCAGATGCGCGTGTTCTACGCGATGAAGGACGCCCGCACACCGACGTTGATCATGATCGTGATGACGCTGGTCAAGGTGCCGCTGCTGTACCTGTGCCCGGTCGTGCTGTCGCCGGACAACATCGTGCTGGGCGTGATGATGGTCAACGCGCTGACGTTCGTGGTCGGCGCGGTCCTCGGCCAGGTGTGGCTGTGGGTGACGCTGGGCAACCTGCGGAGCAAGCGGGTGATCGGGGTGATCCTCTTCACGGTCGTCGCGAGTGTGCTCGGCGTGGCCGCGGCGTGGCTCGTGGGGCAGATCGTGCCCGACTCGATGGGGGTGACTTTGCACGCCTGGATCAAGTTGTTGCTGCAAGGGATCGTCGGCATCGGCGTCTCGTTCGGCGTGCTCATGGCGCTGAAGGTCGAGGAGCTGGTACCCGCCTCGTCCAGAATCACCCGTTTGATCAAGCGCGGGTAA
- a CDS encoding GNAT family N-acetyltransferase: MSRRVVGVTLDNLEHLPKGCRQCVYWELAPHLKAQAEEFGSTEVEKEAWVSSVLLEWGSCGRIVYSDTLPVGFVLYAPPNAVPRSLAFPTSPPSADAVLLTAFQVLPEFRGGGLGRMLVQAVAKDLTKRGVRAIEAFGDARPDEADPMDQHTCVLPAAFLQSVGFKTVRPHSKWPRLRLELRSAISWKEDVEAALERLLGQVTITTAEPSLGRA; the protein is encoded by the coding sequence GTGTCGCGTCGCGTCGTGGGCGTCACCCTGGACAACCTGGAGCACCTGCCCAAGGGCTGCCGTCAGTGCGTGTACTGGGAGCTGGCGCCGCATCTGAAGGCGCAGGCCGAGGAGTTCGGCTCCACGGAGGTCGAGAAGGAGGCCTGGGTCTCCAGCGTGCTGCTGGAGTGGGGCTCCTGCGGCCGCATCGTCTACAGCGACACGCTGCCGGTCGGGTTCGTGCTGTACGCGCCGCCGAACGCCGTCCCGCGTTCACTGGCCTTCCCCACGTCGCCGCCCAGCGCCGACGCCGTGCTCCTCACGGCGTTCCAGGTGCTCCCCGAGTTCCGCGGCGGCGGACTCGGCCGCATGCTGGTCCAGGCCGTTGCGAAGGACCTGACCAAACGCGGCGTCCGCGCGATCGAGGCCTTCGGCGACGCGAGGCCGGATGAAGCCGACCCGATGGACCAGCACACGTGCGTGCTGCCGGCGGCGTTCCTGCAGAGCGTGGGCTTCAAGACCGTCCGCCCGCACTCGAAGTGGCCGCGGCTGCGCCTCGAGCTGCGCTCGGCGATCAGCTGGAAGGAAGACGTCGAGGCGGCGCTGGAGCGGCTGCTCGGCCAGGTGACGATCACCACGGCCGAGCCGAGCCTCGGGCGCGCCTGA
- a CDS encoding N-acetylmuramoyl-L-alanine amidase, protein MRVLRRGDTGPDVAEIRAIFAGMELLPAVTETEQYETFDVAVEQAVRAFQQRRGLITDGVVGPATFQALKGASYHLGSRPLAHMMSSPVQGDDVFALQERLTELGFDAGRPDGHFGPQTERALKTFQRDMRLNSDGICGPATIRELHRLSSPRARGGRPVFLREQEQVRRAGPRLRGKRIVIDPGHGGEDLGVVAGGLREADIAWDLARRLEGRMQATGMEALISRGPNHSPTDFERARFANDAGADLFLSLHNDGNPSPRAQGVASFHFGTGNGTTSTVGELLAGFIQREVAARTGLRDCRTHYKTWEIFTRTRCPAVRVEIGYLTNPDDARNLGDPAFRDIVAEGILIAVKRLYLLGEGDQPTGTFTFADVLAHELAKAE, encoded by the coding sequence ATGCGGGTACTCCGCCGCGGTGACACCGGTCCGGACGTCGCCGAGATCAGGGCGATCTTCGCCGGGATGGAACTGCTCCCTGCGGTCACCGAGACCGAGCAGTACGAGACCTTCGACGTGGCTGTCGAGCAGGCCGTTCGGGCCTTCCAGCAGCGGCGTGGGCTGATCACCGACGGTGTCGTGGGCCCCGCGACGTTCCAGGCGCTCAAGGGCGCCAGCTATCACCTCGGGAGCCGTCCGCTGGCGCACATGATGTCCTCGCCCGTGCAGGGTGACGACGTCTTCGCGCTGCAGGAGCGGCTCACCGAGCTGGGCTTCGACGCCGGCCGCCCGGACGGGCACTTCGGCCCGCAGACGGAGCGCGCACTGAAGACGTTCCAGCGCGACATGCGCCTGAACTCCGACGGAATCTGCGGCCCGGCCACGATCCGTGAGCTGCACCGCCTGTCGTCGCCGCGCGCCCGCGGTGGCCGCCCGGTCTTCCTGCGCGAGCAGGAGCAGGTCCGCCGCGCCGGCCCCCGGCTGCGCGGCAAGCGCATCGTGATCGACCCCGGCCACGGCGGCGAGGACCTCGGCGTGGTCGCCGGCGGCCTGCGTGAGGCGGACATCGCGTGGGACCTCGCGCGCCGGCTCGAAGGACGCATGCAGGCGACGGGCATGGAGGCGCTGATCTCCCGCGGCCCGAACCACAGCCCCACGGACTTCGAACGCGCCCGCTTCGCCAACGACGCCGGCGCGGACCTGTTCCTGTCCCTGCACAACGACGGCAACCCGTCGCCGCGCGCGCAGGGTGTGGCCAGCTTCCACTTCGGCACGGGCAACGGCACCACCTCCACGGTGGGTGAGCTGCTGGCGGGCTTCATCCAGCGCGAGGTCGCGGCCCGCACGGGCCTGCGCGACTGCCGCACGCACTACAAGACGTGGGAGATCTTCACCCGCACCCGCTGCCCGGCCGTCCGCGTGGAAATCGGCTACCTCACCAACCCGGACGACGCCCGCAACCTGGGCGACCCCGCCTTCCGCGACATCGTCGCCGAGGGCATCCTCATCGCGGTGAAACGCCTGTACCTCCTGGGTGAAGGCGACCAGCCCACGGGCACCTTCACCTTCGCCGACGTCCTGGCCCACGAACTCGCCAAGGCCGAGTAG
- a CDS encoding D-alanine--D-alanine ligase family protein produces the protein MVDRTVAVLAGGLSHERDVSLRSGRRLSAALRTEGLTVEEWDTDAGLLERLRTQRPDAVVVALHGGEGENGSVQTVLEMLDVPFVGTSSQGCRRAWDKPTAKAFVQQAGFSTPDWIVLPHSTFRELGAQSVLDAMVERLGLPLILKPDQGGSALGTQVVREAAELPAAMVGCFAYGDTVLAERLVDGVEVAVTVVEGENGAEALPAVEIVPESGVYDYTARYTAGLTDFFTPARISDEASKAVSELAVAAHQWLGLRDISRTDAVVMSDGTVQFLEVNLSPGLTETSTVPMAVEAAGKSLGSVFAELITRAVTRAS, from the coding sequence GTGGTCGACCGTACCGTTGCCGTGCTCGCCGGCGGGCTTTCCCACGAACGCGACGTCTCCCTCCGCTCCGGCCGCCGGCTTTCGGCCGCGCTGCGCACCGAGGGGCTGACGGTCGAGGAGTGGGACACCGACGCCGGGCTGCTGGAGCGGCTGCGGACGCAGCGGCCCGACGCCGTGGTCGTCGCGCTGCACGGCGGCGAGGGCGAGAACGGCTCGGTGCAGACCGTGCTGGAGATGCTCGACGTGCCGTTCGTCGGCACCAGCTCCCAGGGCTGCCGCCGCGCGTGGGACAAGCCCACCGCCAAGGCCTTCGTGCAGCAGGCCGGCTTCTCGACGCCGGACTGGATCGTCCTGCCGCACAGCACTTTCCGCGAGCTCGGCGCGCAGTCGGTGCTCGACGCGATGGTGGAGCGGCTCGGCCTGCCCCTGATCCTCAAGCCGGACCAGGGCGGCTCGGCGCTCGGCACCCAGGTGGTCCGCGAGGCGGCGGAACTGCCTGCGGCGATGGTCGGCTGCTTCGCTTACGGCGACACCGTGCTCGCGGAACGGTTGGTGGACGGCGTCGAGGTGGCCGTGACGGTCGTCGAGGGGGAGAACGGGGCCGAGGCCCTGCCCGCGGTCGAGATCGTGCCAGAGAGCGGCGTCTACGACTACACCGCGCGCTACACGGCGGGGCTGACGGACTTCTTCACGCCGGCGCGGATCTCCGACGAAGCCTCGAAGGCAGTCAGCGAACTCGCGGTCGCCGCGCACCAGTGGCTCGGCCTCCGGGACATCTCACGCACCGACGCCGTGGTCATGTCCGACGGCACGGTGCAGTTCCTCGAAGTGAACCTGTCGCCGGGGCTCACCGAGACCTCGACCGTGCCGATGGCGGTGGAGGCCGCGGGGAAGTCGCTCGGCTCGGTGTTCGCCGAACTCATCACCCGCGCCGTCACCCGCGCCAGCTGA